A genomic stretch from Caloenas nicobarica isolate bCalNic1 chromosome 3, bCalNic1.hap1, whole genome shotgun sequence includes:
- the ID2 gene encoding DNA-binding protein inhibitor ID-2, whose amino-acid sequence MKAFSPVRSVRKSGLSEHNLGISRSKTPVDDPMSLLYNMNDCYSKLKELVPSIPQNKKVSKMEILQHVIDYILDLQIALDSHPSIVSLHHQRPGQNPSSRTPLTTLNTDISILSLQASEFPSELMSSDSKALCG is encoded by the exons ATGAAAGCCTTCAGCCCGGTGCGGTCCGTCCGGAAAAGCGGCCTCTCGGAGCACAACCTGGGCATCTCCCGGAGCAAAACGCCGGTGGATGACCCCATGAGCCTGCTTTACAACATGAACGACTGCTACTCcaagctgaaggagctggtgcCCAGCATTCCGCAGAACAAGAAAGTGAGCAAGATGGAAATCCTGCAGCACGTTATCGACTACATCCTGGACCTGCAGATCGCCTTGGACTCGCACCCCAGCATCGTCAGCCTCCACCACCAGAGGCCCGGGCAGAACCCTTCCTCCAGAACTCCTCTGACCACCCTCAACACAGACATCAGCATCCTCTCGCTACAG GCGTCCGAGTTCCCCTCAGAGCTCATGTCAAGCGACAGCAAAGCACTTTGTGGCTGA